A window from Cryptomeria japonica chromosome 1, Sugi_1.0, whole genome shotgun sequence encodes these proteins:
- the LOC131026701 gene encoding polygalacturonase At1g48100-like: MSSRRILYVMFVVIVVFGLRNKCLGARDFKDKSVVALSSPNSTNRYDVNSNMVDVTTLGAKGDGETDDTKAFLAAWQAACEKESATLLIPSDYQFLVGPLTFLGPCKSNIIFKVDGNVIAPVNPKAWASKPLNWINFSKLNGITILGDGTFDGQGAAWWKTSEQDDTDSSKGGNKLPNVRPTALRFYGSYDVTVQGITIRNSPQCHLKFDSCTSVTVVNFTTSSPANSPNTDGIHLQNSEDVEIHHSSLACGDDCVSIQTGCSGIRVHNINCGPGHGVSIGGLGKDGTKACVTNVSVYDSNIHDASNGVRIKTWQGGIGQVKSVSFSNIEVSNVKVPIDVDQFYCDKKACSNQTSGVFISDVTYEKITGTYSQTPVYLACSDDMPCTDLKLINIELKSVGANENDPFCWNSYGDQENGVECLQPGRPPNDPSHTQSPDEKC, encoded by the exons ATGTCTTCAAGGAGAATATTATATGTTATGTTTGTAGTTATAGTTGTGTTCGGCTTGAGAAATAAATGCTTAGGAGCAAGGGATTTCAAGGACAAATCAGTGGTTGCCTTATCATCACCTAATTCTACTAATCGTTATGATGTCAATTCGAACATGGTGGACGTTACAACATTGGGTGCCAAGGGTGATGGAGAGACAGATGACACCAAG GCATTTCTGGCGGCATGGCAAGCAGCATGTGAGAAGGAGTCAGCTACACTACTAATTCCATCTGATTACCAGTTTCTAGTTGGCCCTCTTACCTTCTTGGGACCCTGCAAATCAAATATTATCTTTAAG GTGGATGGAAATGTTATCGCTCCAGTTAATCCAAAGGCATGGGCATCGAAACCGTTGAACTGGATAAATTTTTCAAAACTCAATGGTATTACTATTCTTGGCGACGGCACTTTTGACGGACAAGGAGCAGCTTGGTGGAAGACTTCCGAACAAGATGACACG GATAGCAGCAAAGGTGGAAACAAATTACCAAACGTCAGGCCCACG GCATTAAGATTCTACGGAAGCTACGACGTTACTGTACAGGGTATCACAATAAGAAACAGTCCACAATGTCACCTCAAGTTTGACAGTTGCACTTCTGTTACAGTAGTTAATTTCACAACTTCCTCTCCCGCAAACAGCCCAAACACAGACGGAATTCATCTCCAGAATTCTGAAGATGTTGAAATACACCACTCCTCTCTGGCATGCG GAGATGACTGCGTGTCGATACAAACAGGCTGCTCAGGCATTCGCGTGCACAATATCAACTGCGGCCCTGGCCACGGTGTCAG TATTGGAGGACTTGGAAAAGATGGAACGAAGGCCTGCGTTACCAACGTGAGTGTGTATGACAGCAACATCCACGATGCTTCCAACGGAGTCCGGATTAAAACATGGCAG GGAGGAATTGGACAGGTGAAGAGCGTGTCATTCTCCAACATAGAGGTTTCCAACGTAAAAGTGCCCATTGATGTTGATCAATTTTACTGTGACAAAAAGGCCTGCAGCAACCAAACATCGGGAGTATTTATATCAGACGTCACTTATGAAAAAATCACAGGCACTTACTCTCAAACTCCAGTTTATTTGGCTTGCAGCGACGACATGCCATGCACGGATTTAAAGTTAATAAACATTGAACTTAAGTCAGTTGGTGCAAATGAAAATGATCCCTTCTGCTGGAATAGTTATGGAGACCAGGAGAACGGTGTAGAGTGCCTGCAACCTGGAAGACCTCCCAATGACCCTTCCCATACTCAATCACCCGACGAAAAATGTTAA